The Xiphophorus couchianus chromosome 14, X_couchianus-1.0, whole genome shotgun sequence genome includes a region encoding these proteins:
- the ankrd53 gene encoding ankyrin repeat domain-containing protein 53 → MERSNTSRKRGRGRGKSRKSSRKASSGEPVLPDVDPDSTELLAEEKLSALHIACLYGELHTIRLIIKARPLWVNLGDSKGRRPLHIVLSSQRFSNTYTIFKYLMEQGADINAATNSGETPLHTAASRGLLSCTEMLVNAGADILARDKMGLTPLDMAHIWNHRKTARYLKHCLWYCEKQDEMEETQLTQMLYRELIDLVKQKNLNEKSLIEAKVEEWAKKRGLSPLKTLTPRSKASKYHNNCSSPEKNKRQPKPTKGESKHIQEKKDVSKAQQPPLPDSPWTVFGLHPEKPCTDPDLRKDVMLLKNSINQRLHYMTKWDTAPHLAPDLPLDKIQRLLFPRAFSSRLNTSWDFEPRDIKKVQHKGFPQGRSTSPWTEVVMHLVEVLELGHY, encoded by the exons ATGGAGCGCTCTAACACAAGCAGGAAGCGAGGCCGCGGACGAGGTAAGAGCAg GAAGAGTTCCCGTAAAGCTTCATCTGGTGAGCCGGTACTGCCAGATGTTGATCCTGACAGCACTGAGCTGCTGGCGGAG GAGAAACTCTCAGCCCTCCATATAGCTTGCCTGTATGGTGAACTGCATACTATCCGGCTCATAATAAAGGCCAGGCCGTTGTGGGTCAACCTCGGTGATTCTAAAGGTCGCCGGCCCCTGCACATCGTTCTGTCCTCACAGCGGTTCTCCAACACGTACACCATTTTCAAATACCTGATGGAGCAAGGAGCTGATATCAACGC TGCAACAAATTCAGGGGAAACCCCGCTGCACACTGCCGCCAGCAGGGGCCTCCTCAGCTGCACAGAAATGCTTGTGAACGCAGGAGCGGATATTTTGGCAAGGGACAAAATGGGGCTGACGCCTCTGGACATGGCGCACATCTGGAACCACAGGAAGACAGCACG GTACTTGAAGCACTGCTTGTGGTATTGTGAGAAGCAGGACGAAATGGAGGAGACACAGTTGACTCAGATGTTATACAGAGAGCTCATAGATCTGGTCaagcagaaaaatctgaatgaaaag TCCCTTATTGAAGCGAAGGTTGAAGAGTGGGCAAAGAAGAGAGGCTTGTCTCCGTTGAAGACGCTCACGCCCAGATCCAAGGCGTCCAAATACCACAATAACTGCAGCTCACCAGAGAAGAACAAGAGGCAACCAAAACCTACCAAGGGAGAGTCCAAACACATTCAAGAAAAGAAGGACGTCTCCAAAGCACAGCAGCCCCCCTTACCCGACAGTCCCTGGACTGTCTTTGGCCTCCACCCAGAGAAACCCTGCACAGACCCAGACCTCAGGAAAGATGTCATGTTGTTGAAGAACAGCATCAACCAGAGGCTTCACTACATGACCAAGTGGGACACAGCGCCTCACCTCGCTCCCGACCTGCCTCTGGACAAGATTCAGAGATTGTTGTTTCCCAGAGCGTTTTCTTCTCGGCTCAACACGTCATGGGACTTTGAGCCGCGGGACATCAAGAAAGTCCAGCACAAAGGTTTCCCTCAGGGAAGGAGCACCTCTCCCTGGACAGAGGTGGTCATGCACCTGGTTGAGGTCCTGGAGCTGGGACACTACTAG